One genomic segment of candidate division KSB1 bacterium includes these proteins:
- a CDS encoding Na+:solute symporter — translation MTEQTANALEMTARFSFARQLTLLDWGIIVAFLVLSVLIGVCFSRRGTRTMADYFASGQGVPWWLLGTSMVATTFAADTPLAISGLVVKQGIWGNWFWWSQVPMFVIGVFFFSRLWRRARIITDTELVTLRYSGRPARILRGFRALYFALPYNCLIMGWVNLSMTKIMGLTFNIPKNIAVPACILITMLYSAVSGLWGVLVTDFFQFLLAMGMTIFLAIYAVAHVGGMGTLLSELPRLYGSQKAASMLSIVPSTASGQDFSIFLLYVLLLWWTVGNTDGGAYFAQRMISAKNERHAFLGYLWFSIAHFCLRPWPWIVVGIVAAVRFPGIINPHTNAPDPEVGYIAVMLDLLRPGLLGLMLASFLAAFMSTIATQINWGASYLVNDFYRPFVRPHAGERHYVVMGVLATALMAILGGGVTFLMNDIFKGWLLFSAIVAGIGIVYICRWYWWRVNAWSEMSAIVAILVVVALVLFVPSMTTVRLVLQTAVGVTMAVLAWFVLAKPGEAQENWGGVVAALLSGFAALWLVSKFTLPARQFPWTLLYTAPVSLVVWLTTTLVTRPVDMSNLVEFCRRVQPGGPGWKKVTAMAQGAGAQESVAESLFNRRNVLGALLGIVAVYAALIGIGKLVLGATVLGLALLAATALCFWGVAKLLAHERWAEPVR, via the coding sequence ATGACAGAACAAACCGCCAATGCGCTAGAGATGACCGCGCGTTTTTCTTTTGCCCGGCAGCTCACCCTGCTGGACTGGGGCATCATCGTCGCTTTTCTTGTGCTGTCGGTGCTGATAGGCGTCTGCTTTTCCCGTCGTGGCACGCGCACCATGGCCGACTACTTCGCCTCGGGCCAAGGCGTACCTTGGTGGCTGCTGGGTACCTCGATGGTGGCCACGACTTTCGCCGCCGACACGCCGCTGGCCATTAGCGGGCTCGTGGTGAAACAGGGTATTTGGGGGAACTGGTTCTGGTGGTCGCAGGTGCCCATGTTCGTCATCGGGGTGTTCTTTTTCTCGCGGCTGTGGCGGCGGGCGCGAATCATCACCGACACCGAGCTGGTGACCCTGCGCTACTCTGGTCGGCCGGCGCGCATCCTGCGCGGTTTTCGCGCCCTCTACTTTGCCTTGCCGTACAACTGCCTGATCATGGGGTGGGTGAACTTGTCCATGACCAAGATCATGGGTCTCACCTTCAACATCCCGAAGAACATCGCCGTGCCGGCGTGCATCTTGATCACCATGCTCTACTCGGCAGTCTCCGGCCTGTGGGGAGTATTGGTGACCGACTTTTTCCAATTCCTCTTGGCCATGGGGATGACCATTTTTCTGGCAATCTACGCCGTGGCCCACGTTGGCGGAATGGGCACCCTCCTCAGCGAACTCCCCCGCCTGTACGGGTCGCAGAAAGCTGCCTCGATGCTCAGCATTGTGCCCTCAACTGCGAGTGGCCAGGACTTTTCCATCTTCCTTCTCTACGTCTTGCTCCTCTGGTGGACGGTGGGGAATACCGATGGAGGGGCCTATTTTGCCCAGCGCATGATTTCCGCAAAAAACGAGCGGCACGCCTTTCTGGGCTACCTTTGGTTCAGCATCGCCCACTTTTGCCTGCGTCCTTGGCCGTGGATCGTGGTGGGCATCGTGGCGGCGGTGCGTTTCCCGGGCATCATCAATCCCCATACGAACGCGCCAGATCCGGAGGTGGGCTACATCGCCGTGATGCTCGACCTGCTGCGGCCGGGCCTTTTGGGCCTGATGCTTGCCTCGTTCTTGGCGGCCTTCATGTCCACCATCGCCACGCAGATCAACTGGGGTGCTTCCTACCTGGTCAACGACTTTTACAGACCCTTTGTGCGGCCGCACGCCGGCGAGCGGCACTACGTGGTGATGGGCGTGCTGGCCACTGCGCTAATGGCCATTCTCGGCGGTGGGGTGACCTTTCTCATGAACGATATCTTCAAGGGGTGGCTGTTGTTTTCGGCAATCGTCGCGGGCATCGGCATTGTGTACATTTGCAGGTGGTATTGGTGGCGGGTGAACGCCTGGTCGGAGATGTCGGCCATCGTCGCCATCCTGGTGGTAGTGGCGCTGGTGCTGTTTGTGCCCAGCATGACCACCGTGCGCCTGGTGCTGCAGACGGCAGTCGGGGTGACCATGGCCGTGTTGGCATGGTTCGTTCTGGCCAAGCCAGGCGAAGCCCAGGAGAATTGGGGAGGGGTCGTCGCTGCGCTGCTCTCGGGATTCGCCGCCTTGTGGCTGGTGAGCAAGTTCACGCTGCCAGCCAGGCAGTTCCCGTGGACGCTGCTCTACACTGCGCCTGTTTCGCTTGTCGTCTGGCTGACGACCACCTTGGTGACCAGGCCGGTGGACATGAGCAATCTGGTGGAGTTTTGCCGCCGGGTGCAGCCGGGGGGCCCTGGCTGGAAGAAGGTCACCGCCATGGCCCAGGGAGCGGGGGCGCAGGAGAGCGTCGCCGAGAGCCTGTTCAATCGCCGCAATGTGCTTGGCGCCCTCCTCGGCATTGTGGCAGTGTACGCGGCACTCATTGGCATTGGCAAGCTGGTGCTGGGAGCGACTGTGTTGGGTCTGGCTCTACTGGCGGCGACTGCCCTGTGCTTCTGGGGGGTGGCCAAGCTGTTGGCGCACGAGAGATGGGCAGAGCCGGTTCGGTAG
- a CDS encoding GNAT family N-acetyltransferase produces the protein MEGAVFLRGERVHLRPVDLEADLELFYRGENDPTVRDALFLAFPMTREALRARLSQQLESREAVLFTVCSNEPPQAVGVTAFFRIDYVSRAAVFYLALLDPGAWSKGYGGEATRLMVDYAFATLNLHRIQLHVCAENAPAIHIYEKAGFLKEGVVRQAMYRRGGYVDFWVMGILREDWEK, from the coding sequence ATGGAAGGCGCGGTGTTCTTGAGGGGCGAGCGTGTCCATCTCAGGCCGGTCGACCTCGAGGCCGACTTGGAGCTGTTCTATCGAGGGGAAAATGACCCAACGGTGCGGGATGCGCTCTTCTTGGCCTTCCCCATGACGCGCGAGGCGTTGCGCGCGCGCCTCAGCCAGCAGCTGGAGAGCCGCGAGGCGGTTCTGTTCACCGTCTGCAGCAATGAGCCGCCCCAGGCGGTGGGGGTGACGGCGTTTTTTCGCATTGACTATGTGAGCCGCGCAGCTGTCTTCTACTTGGCGCTGCTCGACCCAGGTGCCTGGTCGAAGGGCTATGGGGGCGAGGCGACGCGACTCATGGTGGACTATGCCTTTGCCACCTTGAACCTGCACCGCATTCAGCTGCACGTGTGTGCGGAGAACGCTCCTGCCATCCACATCTATGAGAAGGCTGGTTTCCTGAAAGAGGGCGTAGTGCGCCAGGCCATGTACCGCCGCGGTGGGTACGTAGATTTTTGGGTGATGGGTATTCTGCGCGAGGATTGGGAGAAGTAG
- a CDS encoding sodium:solute symporter yields the protein MMSLFAPLDWFWLLLITLLMVVCGVFFYRLGKRSQSDFFLAGRGLPWWLPASSVYATHTATDTPIWIGGVIYKYGLAGLWYTFFCAWAAVSAFVSARIFRRSLAYSQAEWQSLRFGGLGSEMLRGWVAGWQVFMNMFILGWVGIAMGKLCNVFFGWPLWVGLGTFSSVCVIYVLAAGYWGVVMADFQQGVIAFVMITMVCAWGVAAAGGPRSIVNRLSGMNSSCTWTVPEVRQPVAGGCVRIKDAATDEVLASSQGNFVVVPRGEANPRGRTNQRVKAALYEEAAPGVVLYPAAYDTVYAGQAINIVWTPQRARRLVRVEASLDEGRTWQTVEQSHYQGQRWRLNPLSFTGMFRGQFPVAWFITMLVVALLGGFGMGTSIDWYTEAQRIQSARTVRDASYSIWAGTLATIVRNTMWAVAVLGFFVLFPHIAAQKDYEMSWYIIGFKYLPVGMVGFFFAGILAIHLSTISTHLNLGALYATRDFYHHYVNPQASERRLVWVGRVATLVVLGGSFVFGLIIGEEITAWLIFALWIMAAGVWLPNILQVIWWRFNSWGYLTAWVANLGLSWLVVWVLPRFGVIPELPDYLQFWSLIVLNALIYVPVTLLTKPEEMDHLVKYYVMSRPIGFWGPVKREAMRRGLL from the coding sequence ATGATGAGTCTCTTCGCCCCTTTGGATTGGTTCTGGTTGCTGCTCATTACCCTCCTGATGGTGGTTTGTGGCGTCTTCTTCTACCGACTGGGCAAGCGTTCGCAGTCAGATTTCTTTCTGGCTGGCCGCGGCTTGCCATGGTGGCTGCCTGCCTCTTCGGTCTATGCGACCCACACTGCCACTGACACGCCAATCTGGATTGGCGGTGTGATCTACAAGTACGGCCTGGCAGGGCTCTGGTACACGTTCTTCTGTGCGTGGGCGGCGGTCAGCGCTTTTGTTTCCGCGCGGATCTTTCGCCGTTCGTTGGCCTATAGCCAGGCGGAGTGGCAGAGTCTGCGCTTCGGCGGCCTGGGCAGCGAGATGTTGCGCGGGTGGGTGGCCGGCTGGCAGGTCTTCATGAACATGTTCATCCTTGGCTGGGTGGGCATTGCCATGGGCAAGCTGTGCAACGTCTTCTTCGGCTGGCCACTCTGGGTTGGGCTTGGTACCTTTTCGTCGGTGTGCGTCATCTATGTGCTCGCCGCAGGCTATTGGGGGGTGGTCATGGCAGATTTTCAGCAGGGAGTGATTGCGTTTGTCATGATCACCATGGTGTGCGCCTGGGGTGTTGCGGCAGCCGGCGGGCCGCGCAGTATCGTCAATAGGCTGAGCGGCATGAATAGCAGTTGCACCTGGACAGTACCCGAGGTGCGCCAGCCGGTGGCAGGGGGCTGCGTGCGCATCAAGGACGCGGCAACGGACGAGGTGCTCGCTTCCAGCCAGGGCAATTTTGTGGTTGTGCCCAGAGGGGAAGCGAACCCCCGAGGCAGGACCAATCAACGGGTCAAGGCGGCGCTCTACGAAGAGGCTGCGCCTGGGGTGGTGCTCTATCCTGCAGCGTACGACACCGTGTACGCTGGCCAGGCCATTAACATTGTCTGGACTCCGCAGCGCGCGCGTCGCCTTGTGAGAGTGGAAGCGTCATTGGATGAAGGGCGCACCTGGCAGACGGTGGAGCAGAGCCATTATCAAGGTCAACGGTGGCGGCTGAACCCGCTGAGCTTCACCGGCATGTTCCGGGGCCAATTCCCGGTGGCGTGGTTCATCACCATGTTGGTGGTGGCCCTTCTCGGAGGTTTCGGCATGGGTACCAGCATCGACTGGTACACGGAGGCGCAACGCATCCAGTCGGCCAGAACCGTGCGCGATGCCTCGTACTCCATCTGGGCAGGCACGCTGGCCACAATCGTCCGCAATACCATGTGGGCCGTGGCCGTGCTGGGCTTCTTCGTGCTCTTCCCCCACATCGCCGCGCAGAAAGACTATGAGATGAGCTGGTACATAATCGGCTTCAAGTACTTGCCAGTGGGAATGGTGGGGTTTTTCTTCGCGGGAATTCTGGCTATCCACTTGTCGACTATCTCAACGCACCTGAACCTGGGTGCCCTGTATGCCACGCGCGACTTTTACCACCACTACGTCAACCCGCAAGCGAGCGAGCGGCGTCTGGTGTGGGTGGGACGCGTTGCCACTCTCGTCGTCTTGGGAGGCTCCTTCGTCTTCGGGCTGATTATCGGCGAGGAGATTACCGCATGGCTAATCTTCGCCCTGTGGATCATGGCTGCGGGCGTATGGTTGCCCAACATCCTGCAGGTCATCTGGTGGCGGTTTAACTCCTGGGGGTATTTGACTGCTTGGGTGGCCAATTTGGGCTTGAGCTGGCTGGTGGTCTGGGTACTGCCTCGTTTCGGGGTCATCCCGGAGCTGCCTGACTATTTGCAGTTCTGGTCACTGATCGTCCTCAACGCCCTTATCTACGTGCCGGTCACCTTGCTGACCAAACCCGAAGAGATGGACCACCTGGTGAAGTACTATGTGATGTCGCGGCCAATCGGCTTCTGGGGCCCTGTCAAGCGCGAGGCGATGCGTCGAGGTCTGCTGTGA
- a CDS encoding SPFH/Band 7/PHB domain protein — translation MTVLFVLAALVVFVVMATGVKIVRPWEKGLIERLGRYQRTADSGLTVIIPFLEKMIKVDMREQVVDVPPQAVITKDNVVVQVDAVVYYEVTDPVKVTYNVSNFYIAATKLAQTNLRNLVGDLALDESLTSREVINTKLRQILDDATDKWGTRVTRVELQRIEPPADVTEAMHRQMKAERERRAMILEAEGQKRSAILRAEGEAEAIKKVADAHRYQKVTVAQGEAEAIETVFVAIHRGQPTNDLIAIRYLEALQKIADGQATKIFLPYEASGVLSSIAGVAEILKERVAGQPPEK, via the coding sequence ATGACTGTACTCTTCGTTCTCGCGGCGCTGGTGGTGTTCGTAGTCATGGCCACCGGCGTGAAGATCGTCCGTCCCTGGGAGAAAGGGCTCATCGAGCGGCTGGGCAGGTACCAGCGCACCGCAGACAGTGGGCTCACCGTGATCATCCCGTTTCTGGAGAAGATGATCAAGGTGGACATGCGCGAGCAGGTGGTGGATGTGCCGCCCCAGGCAGTGATCACCAAAGACAACGTGGTTGTGCAGGTGGACGCCGTTGTCTACTACGAAGTGACCGACCCGGTGAAGGTCACCTACAACGTGTCGAACTTTTACATCGCTGCCACCAAACTCGCCCAGACCAATCTCCGTAACCTGGTCGGCGACTTGGCTCTGGACGAATCGCTCACTTCGCGTGAGGTAATCAACACCAAGCTGCGGCAGATTCTCGATGACGCCACGGACAAGTGGGGGACCCGCGTGACAAGAGTCGAGTTGCAGCGCATCGAGCCGCCTGCCGACGTCACCGAGGCAATGCACCGTCAGATGAAGGCGGAGCGGGAGCGACGCGCCATGATCTTGGAGGCGGAAGGCCAGAAGCGGTCGGCCATCCTCCGGGCAGAGGGCGAAGCAGAGGCCATCAAGAAGGTGGCCGATGCTCACCGTTACCAGAAGGTCACCGTGGCCCAGGGCGAAGCCGAAGCGATCGAGACGGTGTTCGTTGCCATCCACCGGGGCCAGCCCACCAACGACCTCATTGCTATCCGCTACTTGGAAGCATTGCAGAAGATAGCCGACGGCCAGGCGACCAAAATCTTCCTGCCGTATGAGGCCTCCGGGGTGCTCAGCAGTATTGCCGGGGTGGCCGAGATTCTGAAAGAGAGGGTTGCCGGTCAGCCGCCGGAGAAGTAG
- a CDS encoding NfeD family protein has translation MNHGAWLVWLFSAALFVVAEIFTSGFFIILFAAGAVVAAVLAYVGLGPAWQWGAFVVISAALVPLSRRLARRMTRAQSPGIGADRLVGQTGVVLQEVDNVANTGMVRVAREEWRASSADDQVLGVGTRVEVLRVEGAHLVVRKQQEGR, from the coding sequence ATGAATCACGGCGCGTGGCTCGTCTGGCTGTTTTCGGCTGCGCTCTTTGTGGTGGCCGAGATATTCACCTCAGGCTTCTTTATCATCCTGTTCGCGGCGGGAGCAGTGGTGGCCGCGGTGCTGGCCTATGTCGGCCTTGGTCCGGCATGGCAGTGGGGCGCCTTCGTGGTGATCTCCGCAGCGCTGGTTCCCCTTTCCCGCAGGCTTGCCCGCCGCATGACGAGGGCGCAGAGCCCAGGCATCGGGGCGGATCGGCTCGTTGGGCAGACGGGCGTCGTCCTGCAAGAGGTGGACAACGTGGCCAACACCGGCATGGTGCGCGTGGCCAGGGAAGAATGGCGCGCCAGCAGCGCCGACGACCAAGTACTCGGCGTCGGCACAAGGGTGGAGGTGCTACGGGTGGAGGGCGCGCATCTGGTGGTCCGGAAACAGCAGGAAGGGAGGTGA
- a CDS encoding thymidine phosphorylase: protein MTARDIIGRKRDGHKLTRDEIDYFVRGYVKGRIPDYQMAALLMAICLRGMDTQETACLTEIMLHSGEVLNFADVPGPKVDKHSTGGVGDKVSLVLAPLVAAAGVKVPMISGRGLGHTGGTLDKLEAIPGFRTDLEPEALAEQLQEVGLFIAGQTARLVPADRRMYALRDATATVDSIPLVTASILSKKLAEGIDGLVLDVKTGGGAFFQEQEQAEALARSLVSTAQEHGLPTVALLTSMEQPLGHMVGTWLETKEAILCLRGQGAEDVMEVTFALGAVMLLLAGRCSSRHEADATLRQVLASGAAYERFVHMVEAQGGDLAVVDNPDSYPPPRCEGEVHSLREGFVSAIDARAVGTAVCLLGGGRQVVEDAIDYSAGVVSHKKVGERVHVGDVLASLYCNKGPMLDEAARMVRDAFRIFAEPVSPPPLIQALIDEHGTHPWPELSLARAHEGEER from the coding sequence ATGACCGCCCGCGACATCATCGGCCGCAAACGGGACGGCCATAAGCTGACCCGCGACGAGATCGACTACTTTGTGCGCGGCTACGTCAAAGGACGCATCCCTGACTACCAGATGGCCGCCTTGCTCATGGCGATCTGCTTGCGCGGCATGGACACCCAAGAGACCGCCTGCCTCACCGAAATCATGCTGCATTCCGGAGAAGTCTTGAACTTTGCCGATGTCCCAGGTCCCAAGGTGGACAAGCACAGCACCGGCGGCGTGGGCGACAAGGTGTCGCTAGTGTTAGCCCCACTGGTGGCAGCCGCCGGCGTTAAGGTGCCCATGATTTCGGGGCGCGGGCTGGGACACACAGGCGGCACGTTAGACAAGCTGGAGGCCATCCCTGGTTTTCGCACTGACCTCGAACCAGAAGCTTTGGCGGAGCAGCTGCAGGAGGTGGGGCTGTTCATCGCGGGGCAGACTGCCCGCCTGGTGCCGGCCGACCGCAGAATGTACGCCCTGCGCGACGCCACAGCCACCGTGGACTCCATCCCTCTGGTTACGGCCAGCATTCTCAGCAAGAAGTTGGCGGAGGGGATAGACGGCCTGGTGCTCGATGTGAAGACGGGCGGGGGCGCTTTTTTTCAGGAACAGGAGCAAGCGGAGGCCCTGGCCCGCAGCCTGGTGTCTACGGCGCAAGAGCACGGCTTGCCGACGGTGGCCCTGCTCACAAGCATGGAACAGCCCTTAGGCCACATGGTCGGCACTTGGCTGGAAACAAAGGAGGCCATCCTCTGCTTGCGAGGACAAGGGGCCGAGGATGTGATGGAGGTGACCTTCGCGCTGGGGGCGGTCATGTTGCTGTTGGCAGGGCGGTGCAGCTCGCGGCACGAGGCAGATGCCACGCTGCGCCAGGTCCTCGCCAGCGGTGCGGCATATGAGCGGTTTGTCCACATGGTGGAGGCCCAAGGGGGCGACCTGGCCGTGGTCGATAATCCCGACTCATACCCCCCGCCGCGCTGCGAGGGGGAAGTGCATAGCCTGCGCGAGGGCTTTGTCAGCGCCATCGATGCGCGGGCTGTGGGGACGGCTGTCTGTCTGCTGGGCGGCGGGCGCCAGGTGGTGGAGGATGCCATCGACTACAGCGCCGGAGTGGTGTCGCACAAGAAAGTGGGCGAAAGGGTTCACGTGGGTGATGTGCTCGCGTCTCTTTATTGCAACAAAGGCCCGATGCTCGACGAGGCCGCGCGCATGGTGCGCGATGCCTTTCGCATCTTTGCTGAGCCGGTTTCGCCGCCCCCTCTCATCCAGGCGCTGATCGACGAGCACGGCACCCATCCGTGGCCGGAGCTGTCGTTGGCCAGAGCGCACGAGGGAGAAGAGCGATGA
- the deoC gene encoding deoxyribose-phosphate aldolase, with translation MARPAAELARLIDHTLLKPDASRQQIVRLCEEAVQYGFASICVNPCWAKLCAAAVRGSGVLVCSVVGFPLGANLMRVKAIEAARAVQDGADEIDMVMNIGMLKSGEHRYVEEDIRGVVRAAAPAHVKVIIEACLLTDAEKIHACLLAQRAGAHFVKTSTGFSTGGATAADVALMRRVVGTSMGVKAAGGIRDFEAAQAMVAAGADRIGASASVSIVSGQQATS, from the coding sequence ATGGCCAGGCCGGCCGCCGAACTGGCAAGACTCATCGACCACACCTTGCTGAAGCCTGATGCCAGCAGGCAGCAGATAGTCCGTCTGTGCGAAGAGGCAGTGCAGTACGGCTTTGCCAGTATCTGCGTCAACCCGTGTTGGGCAAAGTTGTGCGCCGCCGCCGTGCGGGGGTCAGGAGTACTGGTCTGCTCGGTAGTGGGCTTTCCTTTGGGTGCCAATCTCATGCGGGTCAAGGCCATAGAAGCGGCGCGCGCGGTGCAAGACGGCGCCGACGAGATCGACATGGTCATGAACATCGGCATGCTCAAGTCCGGGGAGCACCGCTACGTGGAAGAGGACATTCGCGGGGTGGTGCGGGCGGCAGCTCCCGCCCACGTCAAAGTCATCATCGAGGCGTGCCTGCTCACCGACGCGGAAAAAATCCATGCCTGCCTGCTGGCACAGAGGGCAGGGGCACATTTTGTAAAGACCTCCACGGGCTTCAGCACTGGCGGAGCCACGGCTGCCGATGTGGCCCTCATGCGTCGCGTGGTGGGCACCAGCATGGGGGTAAAAGCCGCCGGGGGCATCCGTGACTTCGAGGCTGCACAGGCCATGGTGGCGGCAGGAGCAGACCGCATTGGCGCCAGCGCCAGCGTCAGCATCGTGTCCGGCCAGCAAGCGACCTCCTGA
- the glmM gene encoding phosphoglucosamine mutase encodes MSSERLMISVSGIRGTVGGSLTPEIVLRYAQAFGTLVGDGAVVVGRDSRVTGDMVKHAVCAGLLSVGRHVIDLGIVPTPTTQLAVEKLHARGGIVVTASHNPIQWNALKLVASDGLFLGPQQGEEVNRLVREGPIPLATWDRVGKVQAYERAAADHIEAIEKVSVIDVTAIRRRRFRVVVDCCHGAGGVIMPMLCERLGCAAHFLYREPTGLFPRNPEPRPENLTELCAAVRSLGADIGFAVDPDVDRLAIVSEKGQPLGEDYTLVLAVKLILGKRPGKVVVNASTTRAIDDVAAAYLAEVVRAKVGEVNVALKARAVGAVIAGEGNGGVMLPELHLGRDAPLGVALTLQHLVEFGGTVSELNATLPQYEMVKHRVELGTGIDPGAVVQKLAQEHRGGQLDLLDGVKVLYERSWVHVRPSNTEPIIRIIAEAPSAAQAQALVEEMKVEIARLLA; translated from the coding sequence GTGAGCAGCGAAAGGTTGATGATCTCTGTGTCCGGTATCCGGGGCACCGTGGGCGGAAGTCTTACTCCAGAGATAGTGCTGCGTTATGCGCAGGCGTTCGGTACCCTGGTGGGCGATGGCGCAGTGGTGGTGGGCAGGGACTCCCGGGTGACCGGTGACATGGTGAAACATGCCGTGTGTGCCGGCCTGCTCTCGGTGGGGCGCCATGTCATCGATCTCGGCATCGTGCCTACGCCGACTACGCAATTGGCCGTGGAAAAGCTCCATGCGCGTGGCGGCATCGTCGTCACCGCCAGCCATAACCCCATTCAATGGAATGCCCTGAAGCTGGTCGCCAGCGACGGTCTCTTCCTCGGTCCCCAGCAAGGGGAGGAAGTGAACAGGCTCGTGCGAGAGGGGCCTATCCCGTTGGCCACCTGGGACCGCGTGGGAAAGGTGCAGGCCTATGAGCGCGCCGCCGCAGACCACATCGAGGCCATAGAAAAGGTCTCCGTGATCGACGTGACAGCCATCCGCCGCAGAAGGTTTCGCGTGGTGGTGGACTGTTGCCACGGGGCGGGCGGCGTGATTATGCCCATGCTGTGCGAGCGGCTGGGCTGCGCGGCGCATTTCCTCTACCGAGAACCGACCGGGCTGTTTCCGCGCAATCCCGAGCCACGGCCAGAAAACCTCACCGAATTGTGCGCCGCGGTGCGCTCCCTTGGTGCCGATATCGGCTTCGCCGTCGACCCGGATGTGGACCGACTCGCCATCGTCTCAGAGAAGGGTCAGCCTTTGGGCGAGGACTATACGCTGGTGCTGGCCGTCAAGCTCATCCTCGGCAAGCGCCCGGGCAAGGTGGTGGTGAACGCCTCAACCACCCGTGCCATCGACGATGTGGCAGCGGCCTATTTGGCTGAGGTGGTGCGGGCCAAGGTCGGCGAGGTCAACGTGGCGCTGAAAGCGCGCGCGGTGGGGGCGGTGATCGCCGGCGAGGGCAACGGTGGGGTCATGCTGCCAGAGCTCCACCTGGGCCGCGACGCCCCCCTAGGTGTTGCGCTGACCCTCCAGCACCTGGTAGAATTCGGCGGCACCGTCTCCGAACTCAACGCAACCTTGCCGCAGTACGAGATGGTCAAACACAGGGTCGAATTGGGTACGGGGATAGACCCAGGAGCAGTCGTGCAAAAGCTTGCGCAGGAACATCGCGGGGGACAGTTGGACCTGCTCGACGGGGTGAAGGTCCTCTACGAGCGGTCATGGGTCCACGTGCGTCCGTCAAACACCGAGCCCATCATTCGCATCATCGCCGAGGCACCGAGCGCCGCGCAAGCCCAGGCCCTCGTCGAGGAGATGAAGGTGGAAATTGCCCGGCTTTTGGCATAG
- a CDS encoding glycoside hydrolase family 5 protein, whose product MDPFVQNALLARGVNLGNALEAPNEGEWGVVLEERYFQLIKEAGFTAVRIPVRWSAHASNKEPFAIDPTFMERVDWAVGQALQRGLAVVLNIHHYEEMMENPAGHRERFLSLWRQIAQHYRDCPAELFFELLNEPCGSLTAELWDAILPEAIAAVRASDPYRILIIGPGQWNAVGALESLQLPEEERGIIVTFHYYNPFQFTHQGAEWVQGSQAWLGTTWTGTPQQKNAIELELVRAKLWAEQHNRPLFVGEFGAYSKADMNSRALWTSFVARQAEKYGMSWCYWEFCAGFGVYDRNANDWHHPLLRALIP is encoded by the coding sequence TTGGATCCTTTCGTCCAGAATGCCCTTCTGGCCCGGGGAGTGAATCTAGGCAATGCCCTCGAGGCTCCCAACGAGGGCGAATGGGGCGTGGTGCTCGAGGAGAGGTATTTTCAGCTGATCAAGGAAGCAGGGTTCACAGCGGTGAGGATCCCTGTGCGCTGGTCCGCGCACGCCTCTAACAAGGAACCGTTTGCCATCGACCCAACCTTTATGGAGCGCGTGGATTGGGCGGTTGGCCAGGCTCTGCAGCGCGGCCTGGCAGTGGTGCTGAACATCCACCATTACGAAGAGATGATGGAGAACCCGGCCGGCCACAGGGAGCGGTTCCTCTCCCTCTGGCGGCAGATTGCCCAGCATTACCGAGACTGCCCTGCCGAGCTCTTCTTCGAATTGCTCAACGAACCCTGTGGCAGTCTCACCGCCGAGTTGTGGGACGCTATCTTGCCCGAGGCCATCGCGGCGGTGCGGGCAAGCGATCCCTATCGCATTCTGATCATCGGCCCTGGGCAGTGGAACGCAGTGGGCGCACTGGAGTCGCTCCAGCTGCCTGAGGAAGAAAGAGGCATCATCGTCACGTTCCACTACTACAATCCCTTTCAGTTCACCCACCAGGGCGCAGAGTGGGTACAGGGGAGCCAGGCGTGGTTGGGGACGACCTGGACCGGCACCCCGCAGCAGAAAAACGCCATTGAGCTGGAGTTGGTACGAGCCAAGCTATGGGCCGAGCAGCACAATCGCCCCCTTTTTGTCGGCGAGTTTGGCGCCTACAGCAAGGCAGACATGAACTCCCGTGCCCTGTGGACGAGCTTCGTGGCCAGGCAGGCGGAAAAGTACGGCATGAGCTGGTGCTATTGGGAGTTTTGCGCCGGGTTCGGCGTCTATGACCGCAATGCTAACGACTGGCACCACCCTCTGCTCCGCGCGCTCATCCCGTGA